Within Butyrivibrio fibrisolvens, the genomic segment CAGAGGTATGACTGCAGTTATATGTACTGAGCAGGTATCTATAACACAGGATATGAACAAGGCGTTCTATGATATAGCCAACATCAAGATCAAGCTCCCCTTTGGAGGATATGTCAATGGTAAGGGAGTGTATATGGCTCCATATGTGAGAGTAGGTGTTATCATAGCTTTGTGCGTATTGATCCTGATATTCCTTATGCTAAGGTATACAAGATTTGGAAGAAGCTTGTACGCAGTAGGCGGCAATGCACAGTCTGCCGCGATGATGGGTCTTAATGTCAAGCTTATCAAGATGAAGACTTATATATTGTCATCATTTTTGTGCTCGATTGGAGGCATATGCTTCTGTCTTAATACTATGTCAGGTTCTGTACAGCAGGCTTTGGGACTTGAGATGGATGCCATATCATCAGCGGTCATAGGTGGAACACTCCTGACTGGAGGTGTTGGCAACGTTATAGGTTCATTCTTCGGAGTACTTATAAATGGAACGATCTCTTCAATAGTTAAGACCAATGGTAAGCTTGCAAGCTCCTGGCCCAATATCCTTACAGCAGCGCTTCTGTTCCTATTCATCGTAATTCAGAGCATAGCTGCAACTCTTAGAACAAGAAAAGCAAAGTAATGATGAACCCCCGGCTATGTGGCCGGGGGTATTGTATCGTAATGGTATAAGTTTGAAAATGAAGCGTTTTCAAATCCAAATCGAAGACGTTAGTTCCATCAATTTGAACCATTAGGCACTTGCTTTACTCGCGACTTGAGGGTATCTATGATAAAATTAAATCTGATATATATCAGTATGCAAGATTGTCAAGATTTATATAAAGATGTAGATAGATTCACAGACAAGTGATTTGATCAAAATGTAATACACTAAATTCAATATCGACAGAGAAGGGGCTTGAGCTACGCAACATATGCAAAAAAGACTTGGCAGGATTATATCTATTTTATCTATAATAAGTATTCAATCAATATGTATATGCGGCTGTATGGATCAAAACAGTTCATATCTTCAGGATTACGGACAGATGGTCAATGAAACTGAAGCTGACTCCAATGCTTCGGATACTTCTTTTAATGATGTAGCAGAGTCGGAATCATTGGATGAAGCCGGGATATATGTCAATACAGGAGATACCATCACAGTTGGTTTTTCACAGATAGGAGCCGAGTCTGACTGGAGGCTTGCCTGCACCAATTCTGTGGTATCGGCATTTACAGCAGAAAATGGCTACAATCTCATATATGATGACGCCCAGCAGAAACAGGAGAATCAGTTCAAAGCAATCAGAGAATTCATAGATCAGGATGTTGATTATATAATCCTTGATCCTATCGTTGAGACCGGTTGGGAAGGCGCCCTTCTTGAAGCTAAGGAAGCAGGGATTCCGGTTATAATCGTCGATAGAAGAGTAAGCGTAGAGGATGATTCATTATATACCGCCTGGGTCGGAGCTGATTTCTATCTTGAAGGAGCAAGAGCCTGTGCATGGCTTGATGCCTTTCTTTCTAAAAAAAATATTGAAAGTGAGATTGGCATAATAGATATTCAGGGAACGCTTGGAGCGTCTGCTCAGATAGGCAGGAGTAAGGCACTTGAAGATGCTGTGGATACCCATGATAACTGGACTTTGCTTGCAGCAGAAAGCGGAGATTTTGTCAAAGCAAAAGGCCGGGAAGTCATGGAGCAGATGATAGAAGAGTATGGCTACAAGATAGACATAGTCTACTGTGAGAATGACAATGAGGCCTACGGCGCTATAGAGGCATTGACTGATGCCGGCTACAAGATAGGAAGTGATATTGAGAATGGTGATGTGATGATCATCTCTTTTGACTCAACAAGAGAGGGCCTGGAGCTTACACTCGATGGGACGATAGCAGTTGATACAGAGTGCAACCCTTTGTACGGGCCTGTCCTGACACAGACTATCGCCTGCCTTGAAAACAATACCTATCTGCAAAAAGAAAGCTATGTTCTTGAAAGTCAGTTCTCGGCGGACAGAACGGTATATTCCACAAGAATAGATGGAAATACATACAAGGTAACTATACTGTCACAAGATATAATCGATCAGAGAGTATACTAGTGTGCTGGCTCATTCATATTTGATTAAATATGAACGAGTCAGTACACTAGAACTGGCATGGCAAATTAACCTGCTTAATTCGCTGATTTTGCACTTTTTTATTAGAAAAATAATGTTAGAATTATCTTGTAAGCACGAAGTGACTGCCGCAGATGACGGTGGTTGCCACAAAGCTTATGATCCGGTATCTGATCTGACCGGAGATGTTTCTTATTTATTTTCAATGGAAAAATTTATTGGCCACGAAAGGAGATAAAATTATGGATATCACAGTTGAAGCAGTAGAAAAGGTAATTGACGCTACAGGCGTAGATTTTAAGACTGCAAAGAAGGCACTTGAAGAGACAGATGGTAATCCTGAAGATGCTATCAAGTATCTGACTCCTGAGAAAGATAATACTGAGGTTCAGGACATCATCGATAAGATCAAAGCCAGGGTTGAAGAGGGCAATGTTACAAAAGTTCAGATCCGCCGCAAGGATGAAGTGCTCCTTAGCTTACCTGTCAACGTAGGAATTATCGGGGGCGTTGTAGGTGTGGCAGCAGCACCGTGGGCATTCATCGCAGGCGCTATCGCAGCATTCGGATTTGGATGCACAGTTGAGATCGTTAAGAAAGACGGAACTGTTGATAAGGTAGAGTGAGCTGATAACAGAATATGACAATTTAGTCAAAAGTCATATTGATCGCTGGCTATTTGAGTCAGGATATGATCTTAAATTTGACAATGTGTATGAGCAGCTGGTAAGACTGTAAAGTTTTACCAGCTTTTGTTTTATGACTTCATGTTGATGGCAAAATGAGCGGCCCCGCAGGTTTGGTATGTTACACGCCGTGAACGGGAAGGTTGAGCTTGCGGCGCAAGTGCTCAAATCTTATAATATGACGTAAGGGTCAAAAGTCATTTCGATTCGAGCTTGCTCAAAATCGAATATGAATTTATGACCCGCCAAACATGAGCAAAGTAGCACGTAGTGCGGATTTGCGAATGTTTGAGGGTGCAAGACATCCGGGGATGTCTGCTTTGCGCCGACCGGAGTGGAACGTAGATGTGAGAGTTTCGAAGAAGAGGTTAGGATGAAAAAAAGAGATGATATTAAAACTCATACGCATATAGATGAAAATGGTCATGAGTATACCCATACGCATGAAGACCATGATCATGTGCATGCTCATGACAATAATACACATGAAGGCCATGATCATGCTCATACTCATACTCATCACTCTCATTCACATACCCATGACCCCAAGGAGATGAAAAAGATCATAAATCGTATCTCCAAATCAATCGGTCATATGGAATCCATCAAGCGTATGCTTGAAAATGGTGAAGACTGTGCTGATGTTCTAGTTCAGATAGCAGCAGTTAAATCAGAGATCAATAATGCAGGCAAGGCACTACTCAAAGAGCACCTTGATCACTGCATAGTAGAAGCGGTAGCTCAAAATGATACCGAGTCTGTAGACAAGATGAACAAAGCAATTGATTATTTTATGAAGTAAGATTCACACCTTTTAGGTGGTGGTGTACTTTTTTCTGTACTTTAGAGGTGTGATTCCCTCGTATTTGTTGAACATATTTATCAGACCTCTTGCATCTGAGAATCCGCAGTCCATGGCTATTTCGAGAACGGACTTGGAAGAGCCTGTAAGAGCATCCTTGGCAGAATTGATACGCATTCTTGTCAGGAATTCTTTATAGGTTATTCCCATATTGGATCTGAAGAATCTGGAAAAATAGCTGGCAGAGTATCCAAAGTGCTGTGCGGCAGACATCTCATTTATATCCAGCCTGTAGTTATCTTCTGTATAAGAGATTATCTTTCTTAAAATATCAGCATTTTTTCTGTCTTTTTTAGGCATTTCCATGTCTTTAAGAGTCAGGTCATCTCTGCAGATATAATATAAAAGCTCATGTACCAGGCCGATGAGGCGCATATTTTCGTATTTATTCAAAGCTTTTCCATCAGCATATCTTGCAAGATCTTTCATTATCTGAGCGGGTCTTTCTTCGCTTGTTTTAAATACCGGCAGGAAGTACAGGTCTTCAAAGTTTGGAATGAAGCTTCGAAGAAATGAATCACTTATCTGAAGCACGGTAGTCAGTGTCTCAGGCATGTCATCATATGGAGTTGTCCTGTTGGATATGACCTTGTGAATACTTCTTGAGTTAACGATGATGAACTGGTCAGCTTCCAGATGGTGAGGTACACCATCTGTATAGTATATTCCGTCATTTGAATAAGAGTAGACTATTTCAAGCTCGTTGTGCCAATGATCGAGAACATCACTGGCAGTAGAAAGGTTACCGTTTCTGTAAAGATCCCTTTTATGCACATTTAATATATTGAAAGGCATCTCTGTATGGTAGTGTACTACTTCATATGAGATATCTTGAGTGGTTGATTCCGGCATATTTTCCCCTTATACGTCAGATTATATTTGGCAAAAAAGTTTTTATTGCATCAGGTATAAAAAATTAAGATATGATATCAGGCGCTTTAAAAGACAGCTTGATATAGACATACTGTTATATGTATCAGAGATAATTATATAAGACGAAGATTAAAAGTCAAGAAAACGTAATTTTTGTGGCAAGAAATGTAAAGAGCAAATTATCAATTTTTAATATATTAGTTTCCAGAGAAGGAATTAAGGGTCCGGTTTTATAATAGCTATTAAAACAGCGATGAAAAGTGATCCGGTGGCTTACATATCTGTATTACCGGCATAAGCCAATAGAGCATAGGAGGTACGCAAGGATAGTAACAGCCGGATCGAGGACCCTATATAAAGGGAGGAAACATATGGAAGCTATATACGAACAAAGTCAGGACAAGAAAGTACGTCTATCTACCACAGAGAAATTATCTTATGGAATTGGTGACTGCGGCGCCAATGTAATAGTTGCTCTGGCATCATCTTTTCTCACAGGATATTATACAGATACTGTAGGAGTTGCTGCAGCTGCTATAGGAACCATGATGTTGCTATGCAGAGTATTTGATGGTATTACTGATCTTATTATGGGTGCAATTGTTGACAAGACTAAGTCAAAATATGGTAAAGCAAGACCGTGGCTTTTGTGGACAGCACCACTTATGGGAATATCACTCTTTTTGATATTCAACGTACCGGCATCACTTGGTGCAACTGGTAAGCTTATCTACATCTATCTTACATATATCTTCCAGAACTGCATCATCTATACAGCTAACAACCTGCCTTACAACGCACTTCTTAGCCGTATGACACTTGATGTACAGGACAGAGCTCAGACAGCTTCTATCAGATTCGTGATGACTCAGGTTACATCACTTATCACAAACGTAATCACAGCTAACCTTATAGCAAGCGTCGGCTGGAGATCAATATCAGCTATCTATGGTACTGTTGCATGTGTTATGTGCGTTCTGTGCTTCCTTGGAGTAAGAGAGCACGTAGATGCTGAGGATGATGGAACAGTCAAAGTAGAAAGAGTTCCGCTTTCAAAGGCTCTTCCGGCACTTTTTAAGAACAAATATTTCTTCATTCAGGCACTTATGTTCATGTTCCTGTACATCAACGTAGTAACAACAGGTTCTATGACCTACTATTTCTGCAACAGCGTACTTGGAAACATCGCATTCCTTTCATGGACATCAGTAGCCGGAACTGTACCTGCTATGATCGTAAATCTTATGATGCCGGGACTTGTTGCAAAGTTTGGAAAAAGAAAACTCATGATCACAGGCGCAACAATCATGGCTATAGGCTCATGCATCATCGGAGCAGCAGGTTCTAACCTTCCACTTGTAGTACTTGGACTTATAGTTAAGGGATTTGGTACAGGACCTATCATGTCAGGAATCTTCGCAACAACAGCTGACGTAGTTGACTATGGTGAATGGAAGACAGGAGTTCGTTCTGAAGGACTTGTTAACAGCTGCACAAGCTTTGGTATGAAAGTTGGTATCGGCCTTGGATCAGCTATCTGCACATGGATCATCGCAATCGGCGGATATGTAGGAACTGCAGAAGTCCAGACAGAAGCTGCGCTTGCATCAATCCGTTTTGGATATGGATACTTTGGAGCAATCCTGTCACTGGTAGTACTTGCACTGTGCATCATCATGAACATTGACAAGCACATCGACCAGATTCAGAGAGACCTTGAAGCTAAGAGATCTATGGCTTAAATGGTATAAAGGCATTTCAACCAAAATAGGGGATAGGAATTAAATAATAGTGCGGATGAACTGATTTTAGGTTCATTCGCATTATTAAATAACAAGTGTAGTAATAAGACTATAATTGATATAATGAGGTAGGTGTCAAAAGTTCCTTTTGACACCATATGACTACCGGATTGTTCCGTTTCTTCGAAACTCTCACAATCCTCAAACATTCGCAAATCCGCACTACGTGCTACTTTGCTCATGTTTGGCGGGTCATAAATTCATATTCGATTTCGAGCAAGCTCGAATCGAAATGACTTTTGACCCTTACGTCATATAATAAAATATAGTTAAAAAATATTATTAAAAAGAATATTTTTGGGTAAAAGATATATATATACGAAGTGAGGTAGTAAATATGTCAAAGACAAGCGACACAATAAGAGAAATGTTTTCAAAAGGCGATGCCATGAGAGATGCAGGCCTTGAGATTCCTGCAGATATAAAAAGATATAGTGATATTGCTTATGGTGATAAAGGTCAGCATCCGCAGTGGCAACTTCTAGATGTATACAGACCTGCCAATATTCAGGAAGATAAGAAACTTCCGGTGATCGTAGTCATCCACGGCGGCGGATGGGTATATGGTGACAAGGAAGTATACAAGTACTACTCAGCTTCTCTTGCACAGAGAGGCTTTGCAGTAGTTTGCTATTCATACAGACTTGCACCTGAATATACATTCCCAGCTAGCCTTGAAGATTCTTGTGCTGTTATTAACTGGATCGTAGATAATGCAGATAAATACGGCTTTGACCTTGATAATATCTTCGGTGTTGGCGATTCTGCAGGTGGTACGCTTATAGGTATTACAGCAGCCTTCCTTACCAACAAGGAGTATGCTGACAAGTTCGATTTCACAGCATCCGACAAGTTCAGGTTCAAAGGCATTGCATTCAACTGCGCTGCATTTGAGATAAAGTCTGTAAAAGAAGCTGATGACAACATGGGATCACTTATGGACGATCTTTTTGGCAAAAAAGTCACAGATGATGATCTTGAAGTTGTGAATACAGGTAACTACATTACAGACGCTTATCCGCCATCCTTCCTTATGTCTGCAACAGGAGACTTCCTCAAGGATGAGCTTCCCAAGATGGCAGAAGTTATGATCAGAAACTCTGTACCATTTACCTGCAAGTACTATACAAGTCCAAATGGAGAACTCGGACATGTATTCCACTGTAACATGAGACTTCCGGAAGCTGTCCAGTGCAACGACGACGAAGCACAGTTCTTTAAATCGCTGATATAAAAAGAAAATAGTTCTAAAGTATTGAATACCCCCTTCCATGCGAACAAGAGAAATAATATAATCTTGTACTGCTTGGAAGGGGGCTTTTTGTGGAAAAACGGGAAATGATATTATTGAAACTTCCCATTTCCCGTTTTATTATATTAATATAATAAAAACTTTGAGGTGGAACATGGATTATATCACATCAGCAAAAGCTGCAGAAAAACTTGGAATATCCCGTAGAATGGTAAATGCAATGTGCCAGAAGGGAACTATAAGCGGTTCCAAAAAAGTTGGCAATAGATGGATGATACCACTTGATTATATCGAAAAAATGGGAAATGGGAAATTTTCAAACAAACCACTTCCCATTGGCGTCTCTGATTTTGCCAAGGCTATTACAGATTATTACTATATAGACAAGACTTTGCTGATAAAAGAATTAATCGATAACAGGCCGCTTGTTTCTCTTTTTCTACGTCCCAGACGTTTTGGTAAGACATTGAATATGGATATGCTTCGTACCTTTTTTGAAAAAGCTGAAAAAGATACAAGTGTATATTTTCAAAAAACCAAAATATGGTCTTCTGGACGGGAGTATAGAGAATATCAAGGCAAATTTCCTGTTGTGTATTTTAATTTTAAAGATATGAAGTTCGATAAATGGTCTGAAATGCTTATAAATATAAAAGCAATTATTCAGTCAGAGTATGAAAGACTTATATCTCAAATAGAGCAGAGTAATCTAACGGAGCTTGATAGAGTCTATGTTGATAAAGTCATTAATGGTACATTAGAAGAAGCTCTGTGGTCGGGAACATTGGGGAAGCTTACGCAGATTCTGGACAGGTACTGCGGCAAGGCCCCTATAATAATGATAGATGAATATGATACACCTATTCAGCAAGGACATATGTATGGATTTTATAATGAAGTCATAGGCTTTATGAGAAACTTTCTATCAGGTGGGCTCAAGGACAATAAGCATATGACAATGGCTTTTCTGACCGGTATATTAAGAGTCGCTAAGGAAAGCATATTCAGCGGACTAAACAATCTGATGGTCAATTCTGTTATAGATAACAATTATAGTTCGTACTTTGGATTTACAGAACCAGAAGTAAAAAAACTCCTAAAGGACTACGGCGTATCTGAGCAATTTGCAAAGGTCAAGGAGTGGTATAATGGATATCATTTTGGTGATACGCAAATATATAATCCATGGTCGGTACTTAATTATGTATCTCAAAACTGTATCACCAAAACCTATTGGCAATCTACCGGAAGTAATGATGTCATAGGCGAGATTATCTCAAACGGATCCAATGAACTTATAGAGGAGATAAGAGAACTTCTTGGAGGAGGCAAAAAAAGTGTATATCTTGATATATCTGTAGTATATCCGGAGATAGGGAAAAGCTTTTCTTCTGTTTATAGTTTTTTGCTTATGGGAGGGTATCTTACTCTTGATTCAGCGGAATCACTGTATGATGGTAATACTGTAGGAGAAGTCAGGATTCCCAATATAGAAGTGATGCATGTTTTTGAACAGGAGATACTTTCAAGAACTGGGAATATAGTCTCAGGTGAAGATGCTATTGGTTTCCAGCACGCGCTTTTAAGTAAGAATAATGAAGAAATGCAGAAACGATTAACTGAATTTCTAAAGGAGACGATCAGCTATTTTGATGCGTCTGCAGAAGGTTTCTACCATGGTATGCTTCTGGGGCTAAGTGCCTCATTGAATAGGTTTTATGAGATTAAGTCCAATAGAGAAGCCGGTGATGGGCGCTATGACATAGCGCTTATTCCGAAAGCCAAGGATAATACAGGATACATAATTGAAGTAAAATCTCTATCAAAAGTCAAAAAAAATATATCCGAAAATGACTTGTTACAGCTACTTGACTACGAAGCTCAAATGGCTTTAGATCAAATAGATGATATGCATTATGCAGATGCTATGAAGAAAGCAAAGATATATAAAATTGGAGTGGCATTTTACAAAAAGAATTGTCGCGTGATCGGAAGAAAATGAGAACATTAAGTATAATATGATGTAAGGAGCAAAAGTCATTTTGATTAGAGCTTGCTCGAAATCGAATATGAATTTGCACAGATCGGAGGAAATTATGTTCAGAAAAATGAGAAGATTCAGGCAGCAGCTACCGGATGAAGAGGCAATCAAGATCCTTGAAAATGGCAAAACAGGCGTACTTGCTGTTAATGGTGATGATGGTTATCCGTATACAGTTCCTATCAACTATCTGTATAGGGACGGTAAGATCATAATCCATGGTGCCAAGGCAGGTCACAAGTATGATGCCATGCTTAAAAGTGATAAGGTATCCTTCTGCGTTATCGACAAGGATGAAGTCGTTCCGGATAAGGTTACCAATTACTTTAGAAGCGTAGTAGCTTTTGGACGAGTTAAGATAATAGAAGATGAAGACTTGAGAAAAGAAGCCGCGCTTGCCATAGGCAGGAAGTTCTCTCCTGAAGAAGCTGTTCAGGAAGACATGAGAAGATCATATGCCAATGTTGTGATGTATGAAATTAGTATAGAGCACCTGACAGGCAAAGAGGCTATAGAGCTTGTGGCTATGAAGGCGGCTCAAGATAAATAGCTAAATTATATACAGCCGATGTCGTAATAGATGGAAGAAGCTGTACAGTAACTAATACACAGACGACTGCCAAATGATATTTATGACGTCTTGAATGAAGTGACAATAATTCATAATTTTGTTAAAAATGGTATAGTGTATTTGAAAAAGATTTTTGAAAA encodes:
- a CDS encoding ABC transporter permease subunit gives rise to the protein MSKQTESKKKTLNSHTILLIITIILFIVLYAGGCIAYGSKGFTHLQTFLNILITNAGLICVACGLTCVMLTAGIDISVGGLIAMDCMLLATGMRNGIGAFPMIVLVLVIGLIFGAVQGYLIGYLEIQPFIVTMAGMFFTRGMTAVICTEQVSITQDMNKAFYDIANIKIKLPFGGYVNGKGVYMAPYVRVGVIIALCVLILIFLMLRYTRFGRSLYAVGGNAQSAAMMGLNVKLIKMKTYILSSFLCSIGGICFCLNTMSGSVQQALGLEMDAISSAVIGGTLLTGGVGNVIGSFFGVLINGTISSIVKTNGKLASSWPNILTAALLFLFIVIQSIAATLRTRKAK
- a CDS encoding ABC transporter substrate-binding protein, with translation MDQNSSYLQDYGQMVNETEADSNASDTSFNDVAESESLDEAGIYVNTGDTITVGFSQIGAESDWRLACTNSVVSAFTAENGYNLIYDDAQQKQENQFKAIREFIDQDVDYIILDPIVETGWEGALLEAKEAGIPVIIVDRRVSVEDDSLYTAWVGADFYLEGARACAWLDAFLSKKNIESEIGIIDIQGTLGASAQIGRSKALEDAVDTHDNWTLLAAESGDFVKAKGREVMEQMIEEYGYKIDIVYCENDNEAYGAIEALTDAGYKIGSDIENGDVMIISFDSTREGLELTLDGTIAVDTECNPLYGPVLTQTIACLENNTYLQKESYVLESQFSADRTVYSTRIDGNTYKVTILSQDIIDQRVY
- a CDS encoding DUF4342 domain-containing protein codes for the protein MDITVEAVEKVIDATGVDFKTAKKALEETDGNPEDAIKYLTPEKDNTEVQDIIDKIKARVEEGNVTKVQIRRKDEVLLSLPVNVGIIGGVVGVAAAPWAFIAGAIAAFGFGCTVEIVKKDGTVDKVE
- a CDS encoding metal-sensing transcriptional repressor codes for the protein MKKRDDIKTHTHIDENGHEYTHTHEDHDHVHAHDNNTHEGHDHAHTHTHHSHSHTHDPKEMKKIINRISKSIGHMESIKRMLENGEDCADVLVQIAAVKSEINNAGKALLKEHLDHCIVEAVAQNDTESVDKMNKAIDYFMK
- a CDS encoding AraC family transcriptional regulator yields the protein MPESTTQDISYEVVHYHTEMPFNILNVHKRDLYRNGNLSTASDVLDHWHNELEIVYSYSNDGIYYTDGVPHHLEADQFIIVNSRSIHKVISNRTTPYDDMPETLTTVLQISDSFLRSFIPNFEDLYFLPVFKTSEERPAQIMKDLARYADGKALNKYENMRLIGLVHELLYYICRDDLTLKDMEMPKKDRKNADILRKIISYTEDNYRLDINEMSAAQHFGYSASYFSRFFRSNMGITYKEFLTRMRINSAKDALTGSSKSVLEIAMDCGFSDARGLINMFNKYEGITPLKYRKKYTTT
- a CDS encoding MFS transporter — encoded protein: MEAIYEQSQDKKVRLSTTEKLSYGIGDCGANVIVALASSFLTGYYTDTVGVAAAAIGTMMLLCRVFDGITDLIMGAIVDKTKSKYGKARPWLLWTAPLMGISLFLIFNVPASLGATGKLIYIYLTYIFQNCIIYTANNLPYNALLSRMTLDVQDRAQTASIRFVMTQVTSLITNVITANLIASVGWRSISAIYGTVACVMCVLCFLGVREHVDAEDDGTVKVERVPLSKALPALFKNKYFFIQALMFMFLYINVVTTGSMTYYFCNSVLGNIAFLSWTSVAGTVPAMIVNLMMPGLVAKFGKRKLMITGATIMAIGSCIIGAAGSNLPLVVLGLIVKGFGTGPIMSGIFATTADVVDYGEWKTGVRSEGLVNSCTSFGMKVGIGLGSAICTWIIAIGGYVGTAEVQTEAALASIRFGYGYFGAILSLVVLALCIIMNIDKHIDQIQRDLEAKRSMA
- a CDS encoding alpha/beta hydrolase; the encoded protein is MSKTSDTIREMFSKGDAMRDAGLEIPADIKRYSDIAYGDKGQHPQWQLLDVYRPANIQEDKKLPVIVVIHGGGWVYGDKEVYKYYSASLAQRGFAVVCYSYRLAPEYTFPASLEDSCAVINWIVDNADKYGFDLDNIFGVGDSAGGTLIGITAAFLTNKEYADKFDFTASDKFRFKGIAFNCAAFEIKSVKEADDNMGSLMDDLFGKKVTDDDLEVVNTGNYITDAYPPSFLMSATGDFLKDELPKMAEVMIRNSVPFTCKYYTSPNGELGHVFHCNMRLPEAVQCNDDEAQFFKSLI
- a CDS encoding AAA family ATPase, translating into MDYITSAKAAEKLGISRRMVNAMCQKGTISGSKKVGNRWMIPLDYIEKMGNGKFSNKPLPIGVSDFAKAITDYYYIDKTLLIKELIDNRPLVSLFLRPRRFGKTLNMDMLRTFFEKAEKDTSVYFQKTKIWSSGREYREYQGKFPVVYFNFKDMKFDKWSEMLINIKAIIQSEYERLISQIEQSNLTELDRVYVDKVINGTLEEALWSGTLGKLTQILDRYCGKAPIIMIDEYDTPIQQGHMYGFYNEVIGFMRNFLSGGLKDNKHMTMAFLTGILRVAKESIFSGLNNLMVNSVIDNNYSSYFGFTEPEVKKLLKDYGVSEQFAKVKEWYNGYHFGDTQIYNPWSVLNYVSQNCITKTYWQSTGSNDVIGEIISNGSNELIEEIRELLGGGKKSVYLDISVVYPEIGKSFSSVYSFLLMGGYLTLDSAESLYDGNTVGEVRIPNIEVMHVFEQEILSRTGNIVSGEDAIGFQHALLSKNNEEMQKRLTEFLKETISYFDASAEGFYHGMLLGLSASLNRFYEIKSNREAGDGRYDIALIPKAKDNTGYIIEVKSLSKVKKNISENDLLQLLDYEAQMALDQIDDMHYADAMKKAKIYKIGVAFYKKNCRVIGRK
- a CDS encoding pyridoxamine 5'-phosphate oxidase family protein, yielding MFRKMRRFRQQLPDEEAIKILENGKTGVLAVNGDDGYPYTVPINYLYRDGKIIIHGAKAGHKYDAMLKSDKVSFCVIDKDEVVPDKVTNYFRSVVAFGRVKIIEDEDLRKEAALAIGRKFSPEEAVQEDMRRSYANVVMYEISIEHLTGKEAIELVAMKAAQDK